Within Kutzneria chonburiensis, the genomic segment CGGCCAGCAGCCTACCGATGGTGGGCATGTCTTCCCCCTCAACAGCACCGAACCCGGTGAACCCAGCTTGTCCAAGTGCACCACACCTGTGCCTTGTGACGTTGCCGGTCTGCCGAAGTGCGTGTGAGGCTCATCGGCGGCTGGCGGCCTCCTGGTCCGTTGCCGCTACGGCAAGGCTTCTCGTCACGAGTGTTCCCGAAGGATTCGAACGGACAGGCCGGTCGGGGTATAGGTGGGGACCGCGCGCATTCCCGGAACGTTGACCCGGATCGTGGCGAAACGGCCGCGCAGTTCTCGTGCGGTGAGCACCCGGATCGGGCCCTGAGGGCAGGACGAGTCCACGAGAATCTCCAGCACGCCGCCCGAGATCACGACAGATCCGCTGAGAGCCGTGAGCGCGTCGCCGTGGCGAAGCACGAGCTCTCCTCCGGTTTGCCGATAGCTCCGCACGTGCAGATCGCAGTTCAGCCGCAGCGTCCCATCGGCGACCTCCACCGGCCCCACGCCCAGCGCGCTCGAGGAAGCCGCCACCACAATCCCGCCCTGGACCCGGGTTCCGCCCCGGTAGCGGTTCGCGCCGGTGAGCGTGAGCACGCCGCTGCCCGCCTTGACCAGGCCGCCGGCGCCGTCGATGTCGTTGCGCCAGCTGTCACTGGCGCAGAACCCGCCCTGTGCCACGTCCATCGACACGCGCACGTCCGCGGCGAAGGAGCCATAACCGTCGGCCGCCGCGAACAGGTTCAGCCGCCCCCACTGCTCGGGACCGTCCATCAGCGCGTTGCCCGCCGGGAAGGCGGTGGTGCGCAGGACCTCCCGCCGCTGGGCCGCGTCGAGGTACGGCAAGCGCGTCTCCAACAGCACTTCGGCGCCCTTCGGCACCAGCATCGGCGTACGAGCACCGCAGGCCGGGAGGCCGTAGGTCGCGTGCGAGGCCACCAGCGACGCGTTCGCCGGACGGTTTGCGTACTCGTCCGGGCCGGTGTGCGCTCGCGCGTACAGGGTGTCGGCCGTGGTGCCGGTCTTTGCCGTGAAGTAGCGCAGCGCCTGCTGGCGGGCGTCCGCCTTGAGCTTGGCGTTGGCCGGGTCGGCCAGGGTCGCCGTCGCGAGGGCCGTGCCGAGGATCCGGCCGCCGATCACGTCGAGCGGCGAGTGCATGCCCGCGACGATCCGGGTGTCAGCCAGGTCGTAGGCGCGGGTCACCAACTCCTGGAACCGTTCCGGGATCGCATACGCCAAGGCCAGGCAGGCCAGGTGGAACGCGTTGGTGTGGCCGCTCGGGTAGCCGGCGTCGTCGACCGGACTGGCGCCACGCTGCCGCAGCAGCTGCGGGGCCACCATCACGTCGGACTCGTACACCGGGAAGCCGAAGGCATCGACCCGCCCGGTGTCCACGACCCGACTGTCCGCGTTCAGCCGCCATGGCCGCGGGTACTGGTACGCGTACTTGCTCGGGTTGCCGGAGGCGTACGGCCCGCGCAGCGTGTCGACCAGTTGTGCGACCAGCCCCAGGTCCGAGTCCTCCGCGCCGGCGCCCAGTGCCGATCCCGCCGGCGCGCCCGCCGGTATCGCGTCGTCGACCGTGGACGACGGGGTCCCGTCCGGCGCGGCGACAATGCTCGTCACCGCTTTCGCACCCGTGCGGTAGAGATCCGCCAGCGGTCCCAGGCCGCCGATCGCCGCGTATGACTGGTGCTGCCGGTCGTAGATGAACGCCCGCTTCGCCTGCTCCGCGGTCCGAGAGCCGGTGACGGCGACGACGTGTCGAATGTTCGCGGCCAGTACCGCCGAATCCAGCGCACGGCCGTCGTTCCAGGTCGTCCCGGTCCGCCAGAGCCGCTGCATCCCGGCGAGCGCCCGAACGGCCGCATTGCTCGGCACCGTCCTGTTGGCCGAAACGTTGGTCCGGTAGTTGTCCACGAACGCCAACACGAGCTCATCGGCTTGTGCCGGAAGGACATCCACCGCTGGCGTCACGGCGAGGGCAGCCGTGACGAGCACCGATCGGCGCAGCAGTGCCCGCCGCCCCAAGGTTTCTGATCTCACGTGCGTCTCCTGTGCGGACGGGCCGGGCCTGCCGGTGAGCACCCTGTTAGCGCTCACATTTTCGTGGCCGACAGGAATGATCAGCGCTGCGCGGTCCACCGTCAAGGGCCGTCAGCAGGGATTCCCCGACCCGCAACCGGCCGTACCCCGAACCGGCTGTGACGATCGCTCGAATTCGTCGAATTCGACTCCGCCAGGACCGGGCCCTTCCCACGCTCGGACCATGGCGCGGGTCGCCGTTCGGTGGCTGACGGCCCCGGTGATGTGTGGTGTTCTCGACTGTCCAGCGGTTTGCCGAAGGGGCCTGGGGACATGATGAGCCACAGTGTTCGTCGTACCGTCGTTCGCCGCATCGTCACCGTAGCCGCGGCCGTCGCGCTCGCCGCCACCACCATGGTCGGTGTCGCGCAGGCCAGCCAACCGGCGAGGGCGGGTGTCGTCTCGAGCCACATGGTGCTGGACGAGCCGTCGTCCGCGGAGCAGGCCCAGCTGCGCATCGTGGCGGCGGCCATCTGGGACCAGAATCTCGCCGATGGCTGGGACATGAACTCCGACGTCGCCGACGTCCTGTCCAGCGCCACCCATGCCATTCTGATCTGCTCCGAGGCGTTCGCCCTGGTGCCCAAGCCCGCTGGGTGGGTGCCGGGGCTGGCCTACCTGGTGAAGTACGCGGTGAACCTCAAGGACTACTTCCAGGCCGTCTCGGGGAGCCGGACCTACAAGGCGTGCGTGTCGGGGGCTGCCTACAACTACCGCACCGCCATGGACATCGCGTCATCGGGAGCGTAATCGCACAGCCCTCGCCGGCTGGATCACAGTGCGCCGAGAACGGCGATGAGCTCGACGATGTCGTACGCGGTCGGGAAGTCCAGGGCTTCGTAGCGCAGAGTGCAGCCGTCGACGCGTTCCATACCGGGCACCAGCAAGGCGTGTTCGGTCATGTGCGGCCGGTGCACCTGGACCTCCAGGCGCACCGGGCCGTCGAATCGACGCACGCGGACGGCCGATCGGTCGGCCAGCGCCAGCGGCACTTCGCGCTCGATTCGCCGGCAGGCCTCCTGAGGATGGATCA encodes:
- a CDS encoding phosphatase PAP2 family protein, translating into MRSETLGRRALLRRSVLVTAALAVTPAVDVLPAQADELVLAFVDNYRTNVSANRTVPSNAAVRALAGMQRLWRTGTTWNDGRALDSAVLAANIRHVVAVTGSRTAEQAKRAFIYDRQHQSYAAIGGLGPLADLYRTGAKAVTSIVAAPDGTPSSTVDDAIPAGAPAGSALGAGAEDSDLGLVAQLVDTLRGPYASGNPSKYAYQYPRPWRLNADSRVVDTGRVDAFGFPVYESDVMVAPQLLRQRGASPVDDAGYPSGHTNAFHLACLALAYAIPERFQELVTRAYDLADTRIVAGMHSPLDVIGGRILGTALATATLADPANAKLKADARQQALRYFTAKTGTTADTLYARAHTGPDEYANRPANASLVASHATYGLPACGARTPMLVPKGAEVLLETRLPYLDAAQRREVLRTTAFPAGNALMDGPEQWGRLNLFAAADGYGSFAADVRVSMDVAQGGFCASDSWRNDIDGAGGLVKAGSGVLTLTGANRYRGGTRVQGGIVVAASSSALGVGPVEVADGTLRLNCDLHVRSYRQTGGELVLRHGDALTALSGSVVISGGVLEILVDSSCPQGPIRVLTARELRGRFATIRVNVPGMRAVPTYTPTGLSVRILREHS